Proteins encoded in a region of the Quercus lobata isolate SW786 chromosome 8, ValleyOak3.0 Primary Assembly, whole genome shotgun sequence genome:
- the LOC115956435 gene encoding uncharacterized protein LOC115956435: protein MVMEYFDVHTQVLCPISRSPWAGWSPPPEGVYKANFDAALFEHCNCAGLGVVVRDCNGEVIAALSQRIALPHSVEQAEAQAASRAVTLANELCLSRMVFEGDCQKVIVAINSSGACHTLFGHIIEEIRCLSSTLVTSCFVHTRREGNKIAHVLARRAVLTADIDV, encoded by the coding sequence ATGGTGATGGAATATTTTGACGTCCATACACAGGTCCTTTGCCCAATTTCACGCTCACCTTGGGCTGGCTGGTCCCCACCACCAGAGGGTGTCTACAAAGCAAACTTTGATGCGGCATTGTTTGAGCATTGCAACTGTGCCGGACTTGGAGTGGTGGTGAGGGACTGTAATGGCGAAGTTATAGCAGCTTTGAGCCAAAGGATCGCACTACCCCATTCAGTAGAGCAAGCTGAAGCGCAAGCGGCAAGTCGAGCCGTTACACTGGCTAATGAGTTGTGTCTGTCACGGATGGTTTTTGAAGGAGATTGCCAAAAGGTTATTGTAGCCATAAACTCATCGGGAGCATGCCATACTCTGTTCGGTCACATTATAGAAGAGATTCGCTGCCTAAGCTCTACTCTGGTTACTAGTTGTTTTGTGCACACTCGTAGGGAGGGTAATAAAATAGCCCATGTCTTAGCTAGAAGAGCAGTTCTAACTGCAGATATTGATGTTTAG